From the Bacteroidales bacterium genome, the window CTGATTAACACCCCCGATTTTTCCTACATCTTCTCCGAAAATACAAACCTTTTTATCGTGCTCCAGAATGTAATCCCAATTATCACGCAAAATTTCACGCCCTGGGACCATTTGAGAATTTTCAGAATATTCCGGTTTCAATTCGGTGACTTTGAGGGCGGCATGCGCTGACTCACTGTATAGTAAGGTGTTATAACGTTTCCTGCTGTCGGACATGGCTTCATTTAGCCAGTTCGTTACATTGATTTTCAGAGAGTTATTGGGATTGCTGCAGGAATTGCAGATCAGGCGCAGGATTTTTTTAGCCGAAGACATCACATCTTTCCGGATGGGTTCGGCTACTTGACGGAGATCCTGCTTGATGGCATTTATGTGATTGGTTTTAGCACAATTACATGTGGTAACATCTGCCAGCTTCAGAAACTCGTCACGCATGGAAATCATAGGGGCAGAGTAGTTCTTCCAAGCATTTTTCTTTGCCTCTTTTACCCTTGCATTAGCCTTGTGCTCAAGTGCATCAATCTCTTCCAGGTTGGCTAAACCTGATTCCAGGATCCATTCCCGCATTTTGGAAACACAGTCATATTCCTTCTCCCATTTCAAGCGGTCAGTTGATTTATACCGTTCATGGGAACCGGAGGTGCTATGCCCCTGTGGCTGAGTAAGTTCGTTGATATGGAATAAAACAGGTACATGCTCTTTGCGACAGATTTCTATGCCTTGTTCATACATTTGGCAAAGTGAAGGATAATCCCAACCCTTTGATTTGAAAATCCTGTATCCGGGTGCTTCTTTTGTTTGCTCGAAGCCACCCAGGACTTCAGAGATATTTTGTTTGGTAGTTTGAAGGGCATTGGCTACAGAAATTCCGTACCCATCATCCCATACTGAAATGGCCATCGGTACCTGCATAACACCGGCAGCATTAATGGTCTCCCAGAAATGACCTTCTGAAGTGCTGGCATCTCCTATAGTTCCAAAAGCTACTTCATTTCCATGATCAGAAAAATGGTCAAACTCATCCAGTTCCTTGTTTTTGCGGAACAATTGGGACGCCAGGGCAAGGCCGAGTAACCTGGGCATTTGTCCGGCTGTGGGCGAAATATCTGCAGAAGAATTCTTTTGTTGCATGAGATTCTTCCATTCTCCATGTTCATCAAGGCTGCGGGTAGCAAAATGATTATTCATCAGTCGGCCACTATTCATAGGGTTGAACTCAATATCAGTATCGCCATATATTTGGGCAAAGATCTCTTCCAACTGCATCATACCTGTAGCAAGCATGAAAGTTTGATCCCGATAATATCCTGATCTCCAGTCACCGTTACGGAAAACTTTCGCCATCGCAAGTTGTGCCACCTCTTTACCATCACCAAAAATCCCAAATTTACCTTTGCCGGTAAGTACCTCTCTTCTCCCCAATAAACTGGCCTGCCTGCTTTCAAAAGCAATCCTGTAATCGTTCAGTACTTCCTGTTTATCGAATACGGGGTTGAGTTTTACCGATGTTTTGTTTCCTTTTGGTGTCATATAAAACGAATCTTCATTTGAATGTGAATGGCAACAATGCTTTCGATCTGAATGTAATATAATGTTTAATTAACCTGATTTGTTCAAGGTAACATTTGCTTAGTAGTTTTCTGCTAAAATTTCGAAATAAGCCTGTGGATGTTCACAACCCGGACAATTTTTCAAAGCCCTGTCACTTTCATAGATCAGTCCACACTTCCTGCAAATCCACTTAACTTTTCCCTCTCGTTTGAATACTTTATCCTCCCTGATGTTTTCTGCGAGTTTATTGAACCTGGATGCATAGAATTTTTTAATTTGCCGGAAGAGTTTGAGTTTGGTAGCAGCTTGTTTGAAGCCTTCTTCCCAGGCCGTTTTCTCAAATTCACTATAGAGTTTTTCTTCCTGTTCAGTCTCTGCCGCCGCGGAAGCCACCAGGTTCTCCAGTGTTCCTGCAATGGGTTCAGCTTTGAGATTGATGTTTAACTGCACCTCACAGCCATCAAGGAATCTGAATAAGGTTTTACAATGGGACTTTTTCTGTTCTGCTGTTTCCGCAAAAATTGCTTCCATTTGCTGAAATCCTTCTTTATTAGCTACTTTGGCAAACCAGAGGTATTTCTGATAGGCCTGTGATTCCATCACAAAAGCAGCCATGAGGTTCCTTTCAGTCTGTGTACCTTTTATTTCGTTCGTGCTCATAAGCAAAAGTAAGGTTTTTTATTGGCACATTATTTTAGGTAAGCGGTACAATCTCAGCTATGTTCTTCGCACTAAGCCCGTAAACCATATATTTGGCAAGACCTGTGGTAACATAACTTTAAATTGTGAAGTAAGGCGAAATGAAAACCAGCTTATACCGTTAGGTGATCATGCGTTAATTCCGATCCTAAAAATAGAAATAAAAAAGGGAAGCAACTGCTTCCCTTAAAAACCATTACGTTTTATTAATATCAAATCCTGTAATCAATTGATAGATATATACATATCTATATTATTGAGTTTTTGGTATTTCTATTTGTTATCAAGCCAATCCAGTATTTTTTGGGTTTTAGGATTATCTTTAGGTGGAACCATCCCAATTAGCTTTCCGTTTTCATCAATCATAAACTTCTGAAAATTCCAGGTAACAGGTGCATCCATGACTCCATTCTCCGATTTTTGAGTCAGCCACTTATAAATGGGATCCATATCATCTCCCTTCACCGAAATCTTTTGCATCATTGGGAAGGTAACATTGTATTTCTCTGTACAGAACTGCTTGATTTCCGAGTTAGAACCTGGTTCCTGGCTCAGGAAGTTGTTTGCAGGAAAGCCGATGATTACCAGGCCTTTGGAAGAATATGTTTCGTAAAGGGCTTGTAAGTCCTTATACTGCGGTGTATGACCACAACGGGAAGCTGTATTTACAATCAACACTTTCTTCCCTTTTAGTGAAGAAAAACTGAATTCCTTGCCGTCAATGGTTTTGGTCTTGAGGGCATAAAAGGCGGTATTCTGGGCAAAAGCGCTGAATGACATAACAATAGCGATTATGAGCAATAATTTTTTCATGTTGTTTAATGTTTTGTTTTAATCTATTAAACAAGAATGTTTGAGTATTGTTCAGAAAAGTTTATTCAGAATTATTCCCCGGTATCAAAAATAAGATGGTAATACCTTTCAATCCGCTCTTTCATGCTGTCGACAGAAACATATTTACTTTCCCTGAAAACCTCTTTTCCATCGAAATACACGAGTAGGGTAGGAGCACCGAAAATGCTGTAGCCGGCTGCAAGTTCAGGATGAGCAGCTGCATTGATAAAGATCAGTTTCATTTTTGGGAAAACCTCATTTACAAGGTTTTCCACCTTTGGCCTCAATGCCAGGCAGGGAGGGCAGTTATCATTAAAGAAATAGAGCATAATGGCGGGATTCTCTGCCACTTCATTAGCAATACTGTTGATGTTCATCGGTTCCATCAGGCTGTTTTTTCATGAATACCCATTCCAAAAAGTGCAAAATCATAACGCACCGGGTCCAGTGCATCAAATTGACGGAGTACTGCTGTTAGTTCTTCCACAGCTTTCCAGTCATCCTGTTTCCGGTTCAATAGTCCCAGTCTGCGGGCCACTCTGCCCGAATGGAGGTCAAGAGGACACATCAGTGAAGAGGCAGCTATGGTTTTCCAGATTCCAAAATCTACTCCCTGCTCATCCTTTCGTACCATCCATCGCAGGAACATGTTAATTCGCTTGGCAGCTGAGCCTGACCCGGGGTTTGAAATATGCTTTTCTGACCTCTTAAGGTGGATAGTCGTGAACATTTTTT encodes:
- a CDS encoding thioredoxin family protein — its product is MEPMNINSIANEVAENPAIMLYFFNDNCPPCLALRPKVENLVNEVFPKMKLIFINAAAHPELAAGYSIFGAPTLLVYFDGKEVFRESKYVSVDSMKERIERYYHLIFDTGE
- a CDS encoding glutathione peroxidase; its protein translation is MKKLLLIIAIVMSFSAFAQNTAFYALKTKTIDGKEFSFSSLKGKKVLIVNTASRCGHTPQYKDLQALYETYSSKGLVIIGFPANNFLSQEPGSNSEIKQFCTEKYNVTFPMMQKISVKGDDMDPIYKWLTQKSENGVMDAPVTWNFQKFMIDENGKLIGMVPPKDNPKTQKILDWLDNK
- a CDS encoding rubrerythrin family protein — encoded protein: MSTNEIKGTQTERNLMAAFVMESQAYQKYLWFAKVANKEGFQQMEAIFAETAEQKKSHCKTLFRFLDGCEVQLNINLKAEPIAGTLENLVASAAAETEQEEKLYSEFEKTAWEEGFKQAATKLKLFRQIKKFYASRFNKLAENIREDKVFKREGKVKWICRKCGLIYESDRALKNCPGCEHPQAYFEILAENY